The genomic interval CTCCGCGGGACGAGTGCCGTCAGTCCCGAGATGGCCCTGCGCCTGGAAAAGGCGCTGGGCCGTTCGGCAGAGAGCTGGCTCGCCTTGCAGGGGAACCACGACCTCTGGCAGGCGAAACAGCACGTGAAGCTGCGCGGCGTCAGCAAAGTGCGCCTTACCGCCGCCTGAGGCAGCCTGCGTAAGGCTCTGCCAGCCGATGTGCCAGTAGGTAGTGTCGTCGTCGTTCGACGTCTTCAGGAGAGCCGATGAGTGTTCTTTGCGGAATGCGCTGGTCTGTCCTTGCAGTCGCGCTGGCTGGGTTCTCGATGCCGGTCACGGCGAGCGAAGCGGCGCCCCCCGCGTCGCTTGCGCCGCTCGCCGAGGCCAACCCGGTCAACGGCTACCCGGCGCTGCTCGCGCTCTTCGACGACTGGCGGGCGTTCGAGGCGCCGCCGTTGCGGGGCACAGGTGAGGATGCCGCGCACGACTTCACGGCGGCGACGGTGGCGCGGCGGCATGCGGAGCTCGCGGGCTATCGCGCGCGGCTCGCGGCGATCGACACGGCCGGCTGGTCGATCGAGCAGAAGGTCGACCTCGAACTGGTGCGCGCCGAGATGAACGGCTTCGACTTCGATGTGCGGGTACTGCAGCCCTGGGTGCGCGATCCCGCCTACTACGCCACCGTCTGGGAGGAGCAGAGTGACACCCCGGCGCACGAAGGGCCGACGCCGCACGGCATCGTCGACCTCTGGACCTACGCATTCCCGCTCTCGACGCAGGACGAGGGCCGGCTCACGAGCGAGCTCCGGCCGATTCCGGCGCTGCTCGAGCAGGCGCGGGGGAATCTGACCGGCAACGCTCGCGACCTCTGGATCACCGGCACCGGCACGGTGCGCGCCCAGGTGAAGAGCCTCGCCGACCTCGAGCTGAAGGTGGCGTCGAACGCGGCCGAGCTCCGCGCGGCAGTCGCCGCGGCGCGCCGGGCGACCGAGACCTTCGTCGTCTGGCTCGAGGCGCAGGCGCCGTCGAAGACCGGGCCGTCCGGCGTCGGCAAGGCGAATTACACCTGGTACCTCCGCAACGTGCATCTCGTTCCGCTCTCCTGGGAGGAGGAGGTCGAGCTTCTCGAGCGCGAGCTCGCGCGCTCGCATGCGGCGCTGCGCCTCGAAGAGGAGAGGAACCGCGCCCTGCCGCAGATCCCCCTGGTCACGAACGACATCGAGTACCAGCAGCGTGCCAACGCGGCGGTGACGAGATTCATCGCCTTCCTTCGCGACCGCAACCTCTATCCGATGCGCGACTACATGGACCCTGCCTTGCGCGAGCATCTCGGCTCCTTCGTTCCGCTCGAGTCGCGCAACTTCTTCGCCATCGCGATGCACTACGATCCCCTGACCCTCTACACCCACTCCACCCACTGGTGGGACACCGCCCGGATGCGCGAAGAGCCGCACCCGAGCCCGGTGCGGCGCGGCGCGCTGCTTTCCAACATCTGGGATTCGCGCTCGGAGGGGATGGCGACGGCGATGGAGGAGCTCCTGCTCCACGCCGGCCTCTTCGACGACAGCCCGCGCTCGCGCGAGATCGTCTGGATCATGCTGGCGCAACGCGCCGCCCGCGGCCTCGCGTCGCTCCATCTCCAGGCGAACGACATGGACATCGCGCAGGCGAAGGCCTTCCAGGTCGAATGGACGCCGCGCGGCTGGATGCGCCCCGATCTCGACCTCCTCGGTTTCGAGCAGCAGCTCTATCTGCGCCAGCCCGGCTACGGCACGAGCTACGTCACCGGCAAGTTTCTTCTGGAAGATCTGATCCGCGTGCGCTCGCATCAGCTGGGCGACGCTTTCACTATGAAGACATTCTTCGCGGAGGTGAACGGCGCCGGCATGATCCCGGTCTCTCTCATCCGCTGGCAGATAACCGGCGAGGAGGGGGAAATCCACTCGCTTGTGGGGAACCGCGCCGGCCGATAGAGTCCGCCCTTCCAGACCGCCACGCCACAGCAGCCGCCGGACTTCCGCAAAGGAGATTCCGCCTTGTACCAGCTCATGGCTTCGTCTCGTTTCCGCGCCCTCGCATTCCTGCCGCTGCTGGCGGCCGCGCTCTCTCTGCCGGCGGCTTCGGCCTCGGCAGCCACGCTGCCGCAGGCTCGCCCGGTGCCGCAGGTGGAGACCGGCGCCTCCTTCGACGCCCGCCGCGGGCTTGTCACGGCGGCGCCTGCCGCCGCTTCCGCTGCCCAACTCGCGGCAATCGACGAGCTGCGTGCCGCGACGGTCGAGCTCGCGGTCGAGATCGACTCGGCGACCGGCGCGACGCGCAAGATGCAGGACTACGGCGGCTTCCTCACGCCGCCCGATTCGTCGCGCGATGCGGCAGCGGTCGGCCGCTCCTGGGTCGCCGGACATGCGAACCTCCTCGGTCTCGACGCCGCGGATTTAG from Thermoanaerobaculia bacterium carries:
- a CDS encoding DUF885 family protein, with translation MLALFDDWRAFEAPPLRGTGEDAAHDFTAATVARRHAELAGYRARLAAIDTAGWSIEQKVDLELVRAEMNGFDFDVRVLQPWVRDPAYYATVWEEQSDTPAHEGPTPHGIVDLWTYAFPLSTQDEGRLTSELRPIPALLEQARGNLTGNARDLWITGTGTVRAQVKSLADLELKVASNAAELRAAVAAARRATETFVVWLEAQAPSKTGPSGVGKANYTWYLRNVHLVPLSWEEEVELLERELARSHAALRLEEERNRALPQIPLVTNDIEYQQRANAAVTRFIAFLRDRNLYPMRDYMDPALREHLGSFVPLESRNFFAIAMHYDPLTLYTHSTHWWDTARMREEPHPSPVRRGALLSNIWDSRSEGMATAMEELLLHAGLFDDSPRSREIVWIMLAQRAARGLASLHLQANDMDIAQAKAFQVEWTPRGWMRPDLDLLGFEQQLYLRQPGYGTSYVTGKFLLEDLIRVRSHQLGDAFTMKTFFAEVNGAGMIPVSLIRWQITGEEGEIHSLVGNRAGR
- a CDS encoding HigA family addiction module antidote protein, with the translated sequence MSMHNPPHPGEFLTAVYMEPNGLSGRELAGKLGVSPSTLSRVLRGTSAVSPEMALRLEKALGRSAESWLALQGNHDLWQAKQHVKLRGVSKVRLTAA